One region of Enterobacter ludwigii genomic DNA includes:
- a CDS encoding diguanylate cyclase: MTRQKYISAIFLIVVCTTSLFTALAVRNVHDLQNYLGYVAENGKSALFHEESINQNIATRLSREFYRRIADPDSDDSERASICQQLETEGNIYGFNLLKKNRNNLEGTLQTRNTSCNEWAGDIGALSVIHTAERAAQSKYSFSNYSGYTFRNIRYYIDLAHNYIYINQLVNTHNYTFSNWLEGNNGSINIAHSAHTISIDDNALKDLLKGETTLSHIYQDGYTRNNIISMLTPVFLGDKVKGILITDINVDDLVVSFNTVDRPLLWRFLSLYVTDNGTGIHIAFHKPYIKSFALISYEDSLTQYYTLHVKLDAFYVIIANLWLFLLYLLGTWALCRYAYKQLIRQTLLSRDNVTDAMTGLYNRKVITPELEHKIRSLVDRAIPVTIIAIDSDGLKRINDSLGHHMGDKAIQTLGMVLGNVIRKSDYGIRLGGDEFCLLLIDYTLNKSREVITRAQKQLLTIDPNKLVAFSWGAYQLRPGDTLDVAMLKADELLYQHKRSKYEERR; the protein is encoded by the coding sequence TTGACCAGACAAAAATATATCAGTGCGATTTTTCTGATCGTGGTTTGCACAACCTCACTGTTTACCGCGCTGGCTGTTCGTAACGTGCATGATTTACAGAACTATCTGGGGTACGTTGCTGAAAATGGGAAATCGGCACTTTTTCATGAAGAGTCTATTAACCAGAATATTGCCACCCGGCTCTCGCGCGAGTTTTATCGTCGAATAGCCGATCCGGACTCTGACGATAGCGAACGGGCATCAATATGTCAGCAGTTAGAAACCGAGGGTAATATTTACGGATTCAATCTGTTGAAGAAAAACAGGAATAACCTTGAAGGTACGCTGCAAACCCGCAATACCTCGTGCAACGAGTGGGCGGGAGACATTGGCGCACTTTCGGTTATCCACACCGCTGAGCGCGCAGCCCAGTCGAAGTACAGCTTTTCAAATTATTCCGGCTATACGTTCAGGAACATCAGATACTATATCGATCTTGCTCATAACTATATTTATATTAATCAGCTAGTTAATACCCACAACTATACCTTCAGTAACTGGCTTGAGGGTAATAATGGCAGCATCAATATTGCACATAGCGCACACACGATTTCGATTGATGATAATGCCCTTAAAGATCTACTGAAGGGGGAAACCACGCTGTCTCATATTTATCAGGATGGCTACACCCGCAATAATATTATTAGCATGCTTACCCCGGTATTTCTGGGTGATAAAGTAAAAGGCATTCTGATTACAGACATCAATGTTGACGATCTGGTCGTTTCGTTTAATACTGTCGATCGTCCGTTGTTATGGCGATTCCTTTCTTTATATGTCACCGATAATGGAACCGGCATCCATATTGCTTTCCATAAGCCATATATCAAATCTTTTGCCTTGATCAGTTATGAAGATTCACTCACCCAGTATTACACTCTGCATGTGAAACTGGATGCTTTCTACGTCATTATTGCGAATTTATGGCTGTTTCTGCTTTATCTCCTTGGTACCTGGGCATTATGCCGATATGCGTATAAGCAGTTAATCAGACAAACGTTGCTTTCCAGGGATAATGTGACGGACGCAATGACCGGACTGTATAACAGAAAAGTCATTACACCTGAGCTGGAACATAAAATCCGCTCACTCGTTGACAGAGCTATCCCTGTCACGATCATCGCCATTGACAGTGATGGCCTCAAAAGAATCAATGATTCTCTCGGCCACCATATGGGGGATAAAGCGATACAGACGCTGGGGATGGTTCTGGGCAATGTCATTCGTAAAAGTGACTACGGTATCAGGCTTGGGGGCGATGAGTTCTGTTTACTTCTTATCGATTATACGCTGAATAAATCCCGCGAAGTTATTACCCGTGCGCAGAAGCAATTACTCACGATTGACCCGAATAAACTGGTGGCATTTTCCTGGGGGGCATATCAGTTGCGGCCTGGGGACACGCTGGATGTCGCGATGCTGAAAGCCGACGAGTTGCTCTATCAGCATAAACGCAGCAAATATGAAGAACGCCGATAA
- a CDS encoding LysR family transcriptional regulator has protein sequence MKTSIPWEWYRTFLAVLREGSLSGASRMLGITQPTAGRHIAALESALGQVLFTRSQTGLLATETAQALREHAEAMESTANTLERTAANVGASSASIRGVVRVSASEIIGVEVLPPLIAQLRESNPQITIELVLSNRVQDLLHREADIAIRMTTPIQEQLIARRVGSIELGLHASTAYLARHGAPDNTEDLLKHALVGFDRNTPFIRNVLKKYPQLNRDLFSIRTDSDVAQLSLIRAGAGIGICQVQLANGPIPLQRILPHFFSLYLDTWLVMHEDLRNSRCCKLVFDVLSKGLAEYIYPKRT, from the coding sequence ATGAAGACATCTATTCCATGGGAGTGGTACCGAACATTTCTTGCGGTGCTCAGAGAAGGGTCTCTTTCCGGTGCATCCCGCATGCTTGGTATTACGCAACCAACGGCAGGTCGGCACATAGCTGCACTGGAATCTGCCCTCGGCCAGGTATTGTTCACGCGGTCGCAAACGGGATTGCTGGCAACTGAAACTGCGCAGGCGTTGAGGGAACATGCCGAAGCGATGGAGAGTACGGCTAACACGCTGGAGCGTACAGCGGCCAACGTTGGTGCTAGCAGCGCGTCCATTCGCGGTGTAGTACGTGTCTCTGCAAGTGAGATTATTGGTGTCGAGGTACTCCCGCCACTCATTGCGCAGCTCAGGGAATCCAACCCGCAAATCACGATTGAATTAGTGCTGTCCAATCGGGTTCAGGATTTACTGCATAGAGAAGCAGATATTGCGATACGCATGACGACGCCAATACAGGAGCAGCTTATTGCTCGTCGCGTTGGCAGCATTGAGCTCGGTCTACACGCGTCCACTGCTTATCTTGCCCGACATGGCGCGCCTGACAATACCGAAGATCTGTTGAAACACGCGCTGGTTGGTTTTGATCGGAATACGCCTTTCATCCGTAATGTATTGAAAAAATACCCGCAGCTAAATCGGGATCTCTTTTCTATACGCACTGACAGCGACGTGGCTCAGCTAAGCCTGATTCGTGCCGGTGCAGGCATTGGCATATGCCAGGTACAACTGGCCAATGGACCTATTCCGCTTCAGCGGATACTTCCACATTTCTTTTCTTTATACCTTGATACATGGCTCGTCATGCACGAAGACCTGCGTAATAGTCGGTGCTGCAAATTAGTTTTCGATGTTCTGTCAAAGGGATTAGCGGAATATATCTACCCGAAGCGAACGTAA
- a CDS encoding NAD-dependent epimerase/dehydratase family protein, which translates to METRGKVLILGATGGIGGETARQLIREKWEVRALKRGSHGSELNGEIQWIAGDALDKEQVASAAKDCSVIVHAVNPPGYRNWQHLVLPMLRNTINAAERNGSLVVLPGTVYNYGPDAFPLLREDAQQRPVTRKGAIRVQMEKELEAYSRRGGRVLVVRAGDFFGPHAGNNWFSQGLIKPGTLPKVISNPGTAETGHQWAYLPDIAKTIAALLARREELEPFARFHMQGHWDPDGSQMVRAIQRITAHYGGVAKIHSFPWWFMHLAAPFNATLRELLEMRYLWRQSVRLDNTKLVTFLGAEPHTPLDEAVRMTLQGLGCLTARSGRSN; encoded by the coding sequence ATGGAAACCAGAGGGAAGGTCTTAATACTAGGCGCTACAGGCGGTATTGGTGGTGAAACTGCTCGACAACTCATTCGGGAAAAATGGGAGGTACGTGCATTAAAACGAGGAAGCCATGGAAGCGAACTTAATGGCGAAATCCAGTGGATAGCGGGCGATGCTCTCGACAAAGAACAAGTCGCCTCTGCGGCGAAAGACTGCTCTGTGATCGTACACGCCGTCAACCCACCCGGCTACCGAAACTGGCAGCATCTTGTATTGCCTATGCTGCGCAACACAATCAATGCAGCAGAAAGAAATGGATCCTTGGTAGTGCTTCCAGGTACCGTTTACAACTATGGTCCTGATGCCTTCCCGCTGTTACGAGAAGATGCTCAGCAAAGGCCAGTCACAAGGAAAGGAGCGATCAGGGTACAAATGGAGAAAGAACTTGAGGCCTATTCACGGCGTGGCGGACGGGTCCTGGTCGTCCGCGCGGGGGATTTCTTCGGTCCACACGCTGGTAATAACTGGTTTTCTCAAGGTTTGATCAAGCCCGGCACACTGCCAAAAGTAATTTCTAATCCAGGTACGGCTGAAACAGGTCATCAGTGGGCCTATTTACCTGATATCGCGAAAACTATTGCTGCATTGCTGGCGCGACGTGAAGAACTTGAGCCATTTGCGCGATTCCATATGCAAGGACATTGGGATCCCGACGGCAGCCAAATGGTCAGGGCGATACAACGTATCACCGCACACTATGGCGGTGTTGCCAAAATACACTCATTTCCGTGGTGGTTTATGCACCTGGCAGCACCTTTCAACGCAACCTTGCGCGAACTTCTGGAAATGCGGTATCTGTGGCGTCAATCGGTCCGCCTGGACAATACGAAACTCGTGACTTTTTTAGGTGCCGAGCCGCATACCCCTCTTGATGAGGCTGTTCGTATGACATTACAGGGACTGGGATGCCTCACAGCACGAAGCGGACGATCTAACTGA
- a CDS encoding barstar family protein, whose product MSVGELYLDGAHVLSEKEFHSIMSASLDFGPYYGRNLDALWDRLSTDVERPVKIIWLNSDLSRIYLGSYFDEIIKVFERAKLQDLNSNWEEKFEYVLK is encoded by the coding sequence ATGAGTGTAGGTGAATTGTATTTGGATGGAGCGCACGTCCTATCTGAAAAAGAGTTTCATTCCATTATGTCTGCATCATTAGACTTTGGGCCCTACTATGGTAGAAATCTCGATGCATTGTGGGATCGCCTTAGCACCGATGTTGAAAGGCCAGTAAAAATAATATGGTTAAACTCTGATTTATCCAGAATATATCTTGGCAGTTATTTCGACGAAATTATCAAGGTTTTTGAGAGGGCAAAACTGCAAGACCTGAATTCAAATTGGGAAGAAAAGTTCGAGTATGTATTGAAATAA
- a CDS encoding IS3 family transposase (programmed frameshift), whose product MSGKRYPEEFKTEAVKQVVDRGYSVASVATRLDITTHSLYAWIKKYGPDSSTNKEQSDAQAEIRRLQKELKRVTDERDIFKKSRGVLRKAVRLRYAFIRDNSCCWPVRLLCRVLDVHPSGFYAWLQQPHSQRHQADLRLTGQIKQFWLESGCVYGYRKIHLDLRDSGQQCGVNRVWRLMKRVGIKAQVGYRSPRARKGEASIVSPNRLQRQFNPDAPDERWVTDITYIRTHEGWLYLAVVVDLFSRKIIGWSMQSRMTKDIVLNALLMAVWRRNPEKQVLVHSDQGSQYTSHEWQSFLKSHGLEGSMSRRGNCHDNAVAESFFQLLKRERIKKKIYGTREEARSDIFDYIEMFYNSKRRHGSSEQMSPTEYENQYYQRLGSV is encoded by the exons ATGAGCGGTAAGCGTTATCCTGAAGAGTTTAAAACTGAAGCAGTCAAACAGGTTGTTGATCGCGGTTATTCTGTTGCCAGCGTTGCAACACGTCTCGATATCACCACCCACAGCCTTTATGCCTGGATAAAGAAGTACGGTCCGGATTCTTCCACTAATAAAGAACAGTCAGATGCTCAGGCCGAGATCCGCCGTCTCCAGAAAGAGCTGAAACGGGTTACCGACGAACGGGACATAT TTAAAAAAAGCCGCGGCGTACTTCGCAAAGCTGTCCGACTGAGGTACGCCTTTATCCGTGACAACTCCTGTTGCTGGCCTGTTCGCCTGCTCTGTCGGGTGCTGGATGTTCATCCCAGTGGTTTTTACGCCTGGCTTCAGCAGCCGCATTCACAACGCCATCAGGCAGACCTGAGACTGACAGGACAGATTAAACAGTTCTGGCTGGAATCGGGATGCGTCTATGGTTATCGCAAAATCCATCTGGATCTGCGTGACAGCGGGCAACAGTGCGGAGTAAACAGAGTCTGGAGACTGATGAAACGTGTCGGAATAAAGGCTCAGGTCGGATACCGAAGCCCGCGGGCACGTAAAGGCGAGGCCAGTATCGTGTCACCCAACAGGCTCCAGCGACAGTTCAATCCGGATGCTCCTGATGAGCGTTGGGTAACGGACATAACCTACATCAGGACCCACGAAGGCTGGCTGTATCTTGCCGTTGTTGTTGATCTGTTCTCACGCAAAATTATCGGCTGGTCCATGCAATCCCGGATGACAAAGGACATTGTCCTGAACGCACTGCTGATGGCTGTATGGCGGCGTAATCCCGAAAAACAGGTGCTGGTTCATTCGGATCAGGGCAGTCAGTACACAAGCCATGAGTGGCAGTCGTTCCTGAAATCACACGGCCTGGAGGGTAGCATGAGCCGTCGCGGTAACTGCCATGATAATGCGGTTGCAGAAAGTTTTTTCCAGTTGTTGAAACGTGAACGGATAAAGAAAAAGATCTACGGAACGCGGGAAGAAGCCCGCAGTGATATTTTTGATTACATCGAAATGTTTTATAACAGTAAGCGTCGGCATGGTTCTAGCGAACAGATGTCACCGACAGAATATGAAAACCAGTATTATCAACGGCTCGGAAGTGTCTAG